One genomic region from Phragmites australis chromosome 1, lpPhrAust1.1, whole genome shotgun sequence encodes:
- the LOC133906624 gene encoding uncharacterized protein LOC133906624, producing the protein MALLAAIANPDATHAGGAGAHPIVLTPGAAPPPPTSSALPTPIPPSAWSLSPADPALATAASFLAASLSSCPSAPRLRTLLASFLTTLSQSLSLPPPPPALPAAIRALAPYFPAAIASLVASRAARLAEHDVLLALADARLLPHPPADLLSSLSEQDRADLVCAVLRQAADLRSSELLAALQCFLSPTSEKAYDAMVVVKNRWKDAAVLAVNRCREKGTEKKVNAAVRRATLLLMMGHDGFASPEVCLHYLLASGNVDSVVLGAAVAELDGGEVVRLMRYLNKWILMYQRFPEAQVCPEAAGMLGLEQCNSVPSFGAVARAMGVVLDNHFSHLVLNADVREDLRAAEVMVRELAAEAESSGPILDLLCRLQQDKV; encoded by the exons ATGGCCCTCCTCGCCGCCATCGCCAACCCCGACGCCACCCacgccggcggcgcgggcgcgcaCCCCATCGTGCTCACCCCAggtgccgcgccgccgccgccgacctccTCCGCGCTGCCCACCCCGATCCCGCCCTCCGCCTGGTCTCTCTCCCCCGCCGACCCTGCCCTCGCCACCGCCGCTTCCTTcctcgccgcctccctctcctcctgcCCCTCCGCCCCGCGCCTCCGCACCCTCCTCGCCTCCTTCCTCACCACGCTCTCCCAGTCCCTCTCCctcccgcccccgccgcccgcCCTACCCGCCGCTATCCGCGCCCTCGCCCCCTACTTCCCCGCCGCCATTGCCTCCCTCGTCGCCTCCAGGGCGGCGCGCCTCGCGGAGCACGATGTCCTCCTCGCCCTCGCCGACGCCCGCCTCCTCCCGCACCCACCGGCGGACCTGCTCTCGTCGCTCTCCGAGCAGGACCGCGCTGACCTCGTCTGCGCCGTCCTCCGCCAGGCCGCTGACCTCCGCTCCTCCGAGCTCCTCGCCGCGCTTCAGTGCTTCCTCTCACCGACTTCCGAGAAGGCCTACGACGCCATGGTGGTTGTCAAGAACCGGTGGAAGGACGCCGCGGTGCTCGCGGTCAACAGGTGCCGGGAGAAGGGCACGGAGAAGAAAGTCAACGCCGCGGTGAGGCGGGCAACGCTGCTACTCATGATGGGGCACGACGGGTTCGCCTCCCCGGAGGTGTGCCTGCATTACCTGCTTGCGTCGGGGAATGTGGACTCTGTGGTGCTTGGTGCGGCTGTGGCCGAGCTCGATGGTGGGGAGGTGGTCAGGCTGATGAGGTACCTCAACAAGTGGATTTTAATGTACCAGAGGTTCCCAGAAGCGCAGGTGTGCCCGGAGGCAGCGGGTATGCTTGGATTGGAGCAGTGTAACAGTGTGCCATCATTTGGAGCTGTGGCCAGAGCGATGGGAGTGGTGCTGGACAATCATTTCTCCCATCTCGTGTTGAATGCGGATGTGAGGGAGGACTTGAGGGCTGCGGAGGTGATGGTGAGGGAGCTGGCTGCGGAGGCCGAGTCTTCTGGGCCCATCCTGGACTTGCTTTGCAGATTGCAACAAGATAA GGTGTAA
- the LOC133930831 gene encoding leucine-rich repeat extensin-like protein 6, whose protein sequence is MAYRLLVFAALLVARRSVADSTYPADCPYPCLPPPTAPVTTNCPPPPPSSSYSYPPPPPPSSSYWNYPPPGGYIPYYQPPSSGRGGGSGFPAPPPPNPILPWYPWYYRSPPSSSATSVSGRSSLGAVAVATAAAALLIMF, encoded by the coding sequence ATGGCGTACAGGCTCCTCGTCTTCGCCGCGCTGCTCGTCGCGCGCCGCTCCGTCGCTGATAGCACGTACCCGGCCGACTGCCCCTACCCCTGCCTCCCACCCCCCACGGCGCCGGTCACCACCAACtgcccgccgccaccgccgtcctcCTCGTACTCGTacccgccaccgccaccgccctcGTCGTCGTACTGGAACTACCCGCCGCCCGGGGGCTACATTCCCTACTACCAGCCTCCCAGCTCCGGCAGGGGCGGGGGATCCGGCTTCCCAGCGCCCCCGCCGCCGAACCCCATCCTGCCGTGGTACCCGTGGTACTACAGGTCACCGCCGTCGTCGTCGGCAACGTCGGTGAGCGGGCGTTCAAGTCTAGGCGCGGTGGCCGTggcgactgctgctgctgctctgctgATCATGTTTTAG